In Aquimarina spinulae, a single window of DNA contains:
- a CDS encoding DUF3887 domain-containing protein, with the protein MKYIILLLTCFTIQYGFAQDASTYESTTKTFLENYNAQDVNAIFEMYTSEMQESMTKEGVSNFINGCYGQFGNMKNIAFVETAEGVYSYKVAFDKAILGMDLQLNADGKISTIQFQEL; encoded by the coding sequence ATGAAATATATAATCTTACTGTTAACTTGTTTTACCATTCAATATGGTTTCGCTCAGGATGCGAGTACTTATGAAAGTACCACAAAGACTTTTCTAGAAAATTATAATGCACAAGATGTAAATGCAATTTTTGAGATGTATACCTCAGAAATGCAAGAAAGTATGACAAAAGAGGGAGTGTCTAATTTTATAAATGGTTGTTATGGGCAATTTGGCAATATGAAAAATATAGCTTTTGTTGAGACCGCCGAAGGGGTTTATAGTTATAAAGTAGCATTTGACAAAGCAATTTTAGGGATGGACCTTCAACTTAATGCTGATGGTAAGATTTCAACAATACAATTTCAAGAGCTATAA
- a CDS encoding MBOAT family O-acyltransferase: MVFSSAYFLLLFFPLTLLLYFIVPKKYRNLVLLIASIYFYTYGEKLLVLVMLFSTLVDYKCGILIEEGKRKLGLRISILTNLVTLGIFKYFNFAIDNLYAVLDLLQIDSSSLHNIPEVVLPLGISFYVFQTMSYTIDVYRGNIKANRSLLEFATYVTMFPQLVAGPIVRYIDIQREIANREVSIFSFAKGLERFIIGLFKKMIIANTFARIADSIFTESGGDVSTYYAWLGVISYAFQIYYDFSGYSDMAIGLGKMFGFNFLENFNYPYISKSIQEFWRRWHISLSTWFKDYLYIPLGGNRKGKYRTYVNLFIVFFITGLWHGSEWNFVIWGLFHGVFIVIERIGFNKILEKAWKPLRHLYTLLIILVGWVLFRADTLEQAIKYLKTMFIYNKGNASVNDFITYFNYNTELLFTCILALIFAIPTYPYFEKKLKNPKLLPFRYINILILLILSIIYIAADSYNPFIYFRF; this comes from the coding sequence ATGGTATTTAGTAGCGCTTATTTTTTACTTCTTTTCTTCCCTTTAACATTACTATTATATTTTATTGTTCCTAAAAAGTATAGAAACCTGGTATTACTTATAGCCAGTATCTATTTTTATACCTACGGCGAGAAACTCTTGGTACTTGTAATGTTGTTTTCTACTTTGGTTGATTACAAGTGCGGCATCCTAATTGAAGAAGGGAAGCGAAAACTTGGTTTAAGAATCTCTATTCTCACAAATTTAGTAACACTTGGGATTTTCAAATATTTCAATTTTGCTATCGATAATTTATACGCTGTATTAGACTTACTTCAAATAGACTCTAGCAGTTTACATAACATTCCAGAAGTTGTGTTACCATTAGGGATTAGTTTTTATGTTTTTCAAACCATGTCATACACTATAGACGTTTATAGAGGAAATATAAAGGCTAATAGAAGTTTACTAGAATTTGCCACTTATGTAACCATGTTCCCCCAATTAGTTGCAGGACCTATTGTTCGGTATATCGATATTCAGCGAGAAATAGCCAACAGAGAAGTCAGCATTTTTAGTTTTGCCAAAGGTTTAGAACGTTTTATAATAGGGTTATTCAAAAAAATGATTATTGCCAATACTTTTGCTCGAATAGCAGATAGTATTTTTACAGAAAGCGGAGGTGATGTTTCAACATATTATGCCTGGTTAGGTGTTATTTCCTATGCTTTTCAGATTTATTATGATTTTTCTGGCTACTCAGATATGGCGATTGGATTAGGCAAAATGTTTGGTTTTAATTTTTTAGAAAACTTTAATTATCCGTATATATCAAAAAGCATTCAAGAATTTTGGAGACGATGGCATATATCGCTTTCTACCTGGTTCAAAGATTATCTATACATTCCTCTGGGAGGTAACAGAAAAGGTAAATATCGAACTTATGTAAACTTATTTATCGTATTCTTTATTACCGGTTTATGGCATGGTTCTGAATGGAATTTTGTAATCTGGGGGCTATTTCATGGTGTATTTATAGTAATAGAAAGAATTGGTTTTAATAAAATTTTAGAAAAAGCCTGGAAACCTTTACGACATCTCTACACATTGCTAATCATACTTGTTGGTTGGGTTTTATTTAGAGCTGATACTCTTGAGCAGGCTATTAAATACCTAAAGACAATGTTTATTTATAACAAAGGGAATGCTTCTGTAAATGATTTTATAACATATTTTAATTATAACACCGAACTCCTATTTACCTGTATATTAGCACTTATCTTTGCAATACCTACATATCCTTATTTTGAAAAAAAACTAAAAAACCCAAAGCTTCTACCTTTTAGATATATTAATATTTTAATACTTCTTATATTATCTATTATATATATAGCTGCTGATTCTTATAATCCTTTTATCTATTTTAGATTTTAA
- the smpB gene encoding SsrA-binding protein SmpB, whose amino-acid sequence MNPNKINILNRKAKFEYEFLDKYTAGIKLVGTEIKAIREGKANIAESFCEFNNNELFVINMHIEEYSHATYFNHNPKSERKLLLNKKELKKLEKEVKNSGLTIIPTRLFINDRGLAKLNIVLARGKKMYDKRETIKDRDNKRNLDRIKKEYK is encoded by the coding sequence ATGAATCCAAATAAAATCAACATATTAAACCGTAAGGCCAAATTTGAATATGAATTCCTGGACAAATATACCGCGGGAATCAAACTCGTTGGCACAGAAATAAAGGCTATAAGAGAAGGAAAAGCAAATATTGCGGAGAGTTTCTGTGAGTTTAATAACAATGAATTATTTGTTATTAATATGCACATAGAAGAGTATTCTCATGCCACCTATTTTAATCATAATCCCAAAAGTGAACGAAAACTATTACTCAACAAAAAGGAGTTAAAAAAACTTGAAAAAGAAGTAAAAAACTCTGGATTAACCATTATACCCACCCGATTATTCATAAATGATCGTGGATTGGCAAAGCTTAATATTGTCCTTGCACGTGGTAAAAAGATGTATGATAAACGAGAAACAATTAAAGACAGGGATAATAAAAGAAATCTTGATCGTATCAAAAAAGAATATAAGTAA